In Rana temporaria chromosome 3, aRanTem1.1, whole genome shotgun sequence, a single window of DNA contains:
- the LOC120930782 gene encoding olfactory receptor 1019-like, whose product MGVKNKTQVTMFEFSGLTDDKLVALFLFMLFLVVYIVTVFGNVGMIATVNVSPTLHTPMYYLLSYLSMVDLFYCSVITPKMLSDLLSERKLITFMGCSLQFYFFCALAGTEVYILSGMAYDRYVAICHPLHYISVMTKKKCLGLVTLSFVVGFVQSVAQTSSLFSLEFCDSNLIDHFYCDIPPLVRLSCSQIRTCTIVTLFFVCFCGLSSMTNILVSYTLIIPSILRINSVAGRRKAFSTCSSHLMCATIFYVAVVCAYFHPSSSTLKIQEKVSSVFYTAVTPMLNPIIYSLRNQEAKKSILRLLQKSSN is encoded by the coding sequence ATGGGTGTCAAGAACAAGACTCAAGTGACCATGTTTGAGTTTTCTGGTCTTACTGATGATAAATTAGTTGCCCTGTTCCTCTTCATGCTCTTTTTAGTGGTTTACATAGTGACCGTTTTTGGAAACGTCGGAATGATAGCAACGGTTAATGTCTCACCCACCCTCCACACTCCAATGTACTACTTATTGAGCTATCTGTCTATGGTGGACCTCTTCTACTGTTCAGTAATTACACCTAAAATGTTGTCTGACCTCCTTTCCGAGAGGAAGTTAATCACATTCATGGGTTGCAGCCTTCAGTTCTACTTCTTTTGTGCACTGGCAGGTACAGAGGTCTATATCCTCTCAGGAATGGCATACGACCGATATGTTGCTATATGCCACCCTCTCCACTACATATCAGTGATGACTAAGAAGAAATGTCTCGGTCTTGTTACTCTCTCTTTCGTTGTTGGCTTTGTACAGTCAGTTGCACAGACCAGCAGTCTATTCAGTCTTGAATTCTGTGACTCTAACCTTATAGACCACTTCTACTGTGACATCCCTCCACTGGTCAGGTTGTCTTGTTCCCAAATCCGCACCTGCACCATCGTCACCCTTTTCTTTGTATGTTTTTGTGGCTTAAGTTCAATGACAAACATCCTGGTCTCCTACACCCTCATCATTCCATCTATCTTACGGATAAACTCTGTGGCTGGCAGGAGGAAAGCATTTAGCACCTGCTCCTCACATCTTATGTGTGCTACCATCTTCTATGTTGCAGTTGTCTGTGCTTACTTTCATCCATCCTCCAGTACCCTCAAAATACAAGAAAAGGTATCCTCTGTATTCTACACAGCGGTGACACCAATGTTGAATCCGATTATCTACAGCCTGAGGAACCAAGAGGCGAAAAAGTCAATTTTAAGACTGCTTCAGAAAAGTTCCAATTAG